A single Sporomusaceae bacterium DNA region contains:
- the rpe gene encoding ribulose-phosphate 3-epimerase — protein sequence MTRIAPSILSADFADLGGEIRRVADAGADLIHVDVMDGHFVPNLTIGPPVVAAIRKTTDLPFDVHLMIANPEAMVTPFIKAGADIVTVHAETAPHLHRLVQSIREQGAKAGVSLNPSTPLSAVEEVLDYVDMVLLMTVNPGFGGQKFIPTMVDKIRRLRRMIEARKLTVDIEVDGGIIPDNARQVAAAGANILVAGSAVYGASDMAAAIRALRGS from the coding sequence GACCTCGGCGGCGAGATCCGCCGCGTGGCGGATGCCGGCGCCGACCTCATCCATGTCGATGTCATGGACGGCCATTTCGTGCCCAACCTGACCATCGGCCCGCCGGTGGTGGCGGCTATCCGCAAGACGACCGACCTGCCTTTCGATGTGCATCTGATGATTGCCAACCCTGAGGCGATGGTGACGCCGTTCATCAAGGCGGGGGCGGATATCGTGACCGTTCATGCCGAGACGGCGCCGCACCTTCACCGGCTGGTGCAGTCCATCCGCGAACAGGGGGCGAAGGCGGGGGTGTCCCTGAACCCGTCCACGCCGCTGTCGGCGGTGGAAGAGGTGCTGGACTACGTGGACATGGTGCTGTTGATGACGGTTAATCCGGGCTTCGGCGGCCAAAAGTTCATCCCGACGATGGTCGATAAGATCAGGCGCCTGCGGCGGATGATAGAGGCGCGCAAGTTGACGGTGGATATCGAGGTGGACGGCGGCATAATCCCCGATAACGCCCGCCAGGTGGCGGCGGCGGGGGCGAATATCCTTGTGGCCGGGTCGGCGGTTTACGGCGCGTCCGATATGGCGGCAGCCATCCGCGCGCTGCGGGGGTCTTGA